The Flavobacterium sp. 1 genome contains the following window.
AACTATTGGAACAACCTACAAACCTAATACCAATTCATCAGTTTTGGGGTACGCATTTAACCATGGGACAATTTGCCGGAGGTACAAGCGGACAGCCTTTTAAAACAGAAAAGGATTATACTGATTTTTTAAAGAGAATGGATAAATATAGTTTTTGGATCGATTCTGCTTTAGTATATATGAAGAAAGGAATTGAAAAAGGAATTGTTTTGCCTAAAGCATTAACAGAAAAAGTAATTCCGCAATTTGCTGAAATGCCAACTCCAAATATAGAAGACAATTTGTTCTATTCTTCTATAAAGTTGATGCCGGCAACATTTTCGGATGAAATGAAAAAAGATTTGACTGCTAAATATACTGCTGAAATCAATGAAAAATTGATACCTAGGTATAAAAAAATGGCTGATTTTCTTAAAAATGAATACTTGCCAGCGTCAAGAGCTACTAGTGGAATAGGCAGTTTGCCTTTTGGGAAAGATTTATATGCAATTTATGTAAAACAATGGACTACAACTGATATGACTCCAGAAGAAATACATGAATTAGGATTAAAAGAGGTTGCCCGCTTAAATGCTGAAATGGAAAAAGTAAAAAGCCAAGTTGGATTTAAAGGAACTCTTCTTGAGTTTTTTGAATACGTAAGAAACAAACCCGAATTAAAACCATTCAAAAAGCCAGAGGAAGTAATTGCTAATTTTGAAAGAATTTATAGTGTCATAAAGCCAAATGTTGACAAGTTATTTTCATTGCAGCCAAAGACAAAATTTGAGATTAGAAGAACAGAAGCCTTTCGTGAAAAAACGTCCAGTGCTGAGTATATGCAAGGAACAGCAGATGGTTCTCGTCCAGGCGTTTTTTATGTTCCCATTCCTGATGTAAAAGAATATAATGTATATGGGGATGAAGATTTGTTTTTGCATGAAGCCATTCCGGGGCATCATTTTCAAATTTCATTGCAACAAGAGAATACTGCTTTACCAGATTTTAGAAAGTTCAATTGGTTTGGTGCTTACGGTGAGGGTTGGGCATTATATACAGAGAGTTTAGGGAAGGAATTAGGTCTATATCAAGATCCTTATCAATATTTTGGGATGTTGGGGAATGAAATGCATAGAGCAGTTCGGTTAGTGGTTGATACAGGATTGCATAGCAAAGGCTGGACAAGAGAGCAGGCTATTAAATATTCTATGCAGAATGAAGCTGAAAGTGAAGCAGGAATTACTGTTGAAATTGAGCGTTATATGGCTATTCCGGGACAAGCTTTGTCATACAAAATTGGGCAGCTTAAAATTTTGGAACTTCGTAAAAGAGCACAAGATAAGATGGGAGCTAAATTTGATATTAAAAAGTT
Protein-coding sequences here:
- a CDS encoding DUF885 family protein, with amino-acid sequence MRKITFFITVLVVALVLVNCKSNEKKQDFSLFTKNYFDDKNALDPLGATQNGQNEYNDQLQFEMTDSFRKKQLEFFNKYETGLGAFDENQLSDEEKNSYEIIKWEVEVGKKLLEQPTNLIPIHQFWGTHLTMGQFAGGTSGQPFKTEKDYTDFLKRMDKYSFWIDSALVYMKKGIEKGIVLPKALTEKVIPQFAEMPTPNIEDNLFYSSIKLMPATFSDEMKKDLTAKYTAEINEKLIPRYKKMADFLKNEYLPASRATSGIGSLPFGKDLYAIYVKQWTTTDMTPEEIHELGLKEVARLNAEMEKVKSQVGFKGTLLEFFEYVRNKPELKPFKKPEEVIANFERIYSVIKPNVDKLFSLQPKTKFEIRRTEAFREKTSSAEYMQGTADGSRPGVFYVPIPDVKEYNVYGDEDLFLHEAIPGHHFQISLQQENTALPDFRKFNWFGAYGEGWALYTESLGKELGLYQDPYQYFGMLGNEMHRAVRLVVDTGLHSKGWTREQAIKYSMQNEAESEAGITVEIERYMAIPGQALSYKIGQLKILELRKRAQDKMGAKFDIKKFHEKVLESGVMPLALLEKKIDSWINE